The Cotesia glomerata isolate CgM1 unplaced genomic scaffold, MPM_Cglom_v2.3 scaffold_24, whole genome shotgun sequence genome contains the following window.
AATCGTATGCAAAGGCTCGTTAACTCGGCTCACGAAAGTAGTCGACCCAGTGACTAAACGTAGACCGATGTCCTCCCGTGAGCTTACAAAAAAAACTGCTTAATCCCGcagtaccctcttatggagcgactATACCGTGGTTGCTACCTTACTACcgctgtaccccacttggcgtctatacaacggcttctaattCGGCTCACGAAAGTAGTCGACCCAGTGACTAAACGTAGACCGATGTCCTCCCGCgagcttacaaaaaaatttacttaatcccacagtaccctcttatggagcgactATACCGTGGTTTCTACCTTACTACcgctgtaccccacttggcgtctatacaacggcttctaattCGGCTCACGAAAGTAGTCGACCCAGTGACTAAACGTAGACCGATGTCCCCTCGCgagcttacaaaaaaatttacttaatcccacagtaccctcttatggagcgactATACTGTGGTTTCTACCTTACTACCGCTGTACCCCACTTCCCAGTCAGCATCCAAGTCAGAAAGATTTCAGTatgaagtcttttaaaaaacttcttgtagaagtcctaatgtgacgtcttaaggagctcttttttacgaggtcagaactaagagctcttaatgaactcataagtttggagtcaattttctgacatctaactgagtcccttttttggacttctttttgagttgcgtataatgagcttatagacattataaacaaaaacacaaatttctttttaatataaagctgtcaaaatcttattcatttttcatttattactttcctgattgagaaattaaattgaaaatgattaaaaataattcgaattaaataatttaaaacaatttgaatagattaatatatagatatacacttggcataggttaactcatttctcttaatccaggttaattaaattttttaaaaattttaaattatattatgaagtaataggcaataatgttaaaatctggttcgtaatcaaactaatttaaataaaataataaaattggattctaatctgaaaaaattatgtgaactttGTACATTTGAGGAGTACTTTGcatgtatcaattttaaacattttattcgaatttaacgatatcttataactatatacttattaattattgttgaatttttaatattcattaatttatctattagattttatattgtgaaaagtaaacaaaatttatatagactatttaaaaaaatattacaggtagacttttgaatatattttagtatataaatattcgtaaaagttactttttctctatcgatacacagtatcaaatagaataaataatatagacaatgatcgcaacacttcatcactatataaacttagcttataagaataatgagatgtgTAACGACATATCGTTTGAACAGCGTAGGGGGTTAAGTATCGATCTAGCACGCGCGcgactcgggttcgaatcttagttacggcaattgcgattttcactttctctctttaaaccgacaatattaggtctaactaaaataataaacattcgaaatcagcatcggtgcttcatgaaactctgaattatttttcataatttacttttattattattattattattattattattaatattatttttgtatagagatcaaaaatcattcatttgtgcgagttcagaaaaaagagctctttaagagctcgttttgatgagttcttaaagtctacaataagcggcgcattcgacctcttcagaaggtcttaaagacgtcttttagacgtagactctgacgtccaaatcataaatctgagctcattcggaataacttaatacgtcattttgctatctgggttggcgtctatacaacggcttctacgCCAGCGAAACACCTCGCAAAGAGACTAATCGTATGCGAAGGAACGCTGGTAGCACTCACCCACTCACAACCCACTCTTCTCCACACACactgactctactttacttttgactaattaaaattttacaaaattaactccaaaatttacaacgttaattttcactaaaattgtTCAGTCATTAGCTTACAATAAAACCATAAATTATTCATCAcgaattaacaaaatttacttcttaaaATTCCGGCTTAAAACCGACGCttcttttattccaaatttaaCACGAGCTTAACTCTGCGCATTAACTTAAATTCTTTCGAAGAacattctttataaaattaactaaatttttactcggacgtaatccacactgacaaatagtttttataaataattccaataaaataataattttagtcttcgaTAGTTCAATGTATCAAtgaccacgtggaatttttcgatttataaataattaataaaacaatttgtctcaatataaaataaattcacgaaaaattatccacggttAATTCGATCTCAATTGCATCGAAACTCAGTAGccgattctcaataaattatattaaataaataatactttttttgtaacaaataatattaataaatgataattcaattgttataatttataataatagtccagttgttaatattgtaaatttactgcGTCACAAAATTCtcaaggaatttgcgcgctcaaaatggactCCGTTGTTCGTTACAGCGTACTAAGCTCGACCTCGGGTACCGAAGCTTGACCAGTCGTGAGTTGCTGATTGGAATAATTCTCgatgttcagaaattaattaaatttgattaatcaaaagatgaatttaatttagccaatcttaagatgttaataattattaaccagcTGAATTAACAATTTAGATACTCACGACCTAAACCCaggaggtctagaacattcctcgggtGTAAAATCCCCAGGAGGAATTGTTCACAagctaacaaattaaattgattaaaataattaattattattaagcaaaattattaaacaattgaattatccaaacttgaataaataaaatgagaagtagtgtatttgatgagccgggtatatgGCCCCAAGGCTCATCATTACCAAAGTCCAATACCTGGTGTAAATTTGGTTGAAGAAACTCTATGGTTGATACTCGCTTCCTTCTTTGGACTTCTTGATGTTACTCGTTCCAACACTTTACTACTTCCCCGGACACCACGCATGGCTCGTCTATATAACGACCCCAAAAATACCCCCTCCTGCTCTCTCTctaggcccgaagatcgatgcgctcaaatgctagtcgaaaagttatcgatctctggcgacttatcgattaagggtaatttaccctgttacaaacTTCTTTTGAGTATTTGGACTATGTCAACACCAGATTCATACAGGTATAATATTAAGTGTTTATTATCTAATGCGATTTTACACGTTTTGAATAACTGTCGAAATGTTAATGtacaaaacattttattactttttaacaGATCCGTTTGTGATCGCTTTAATGTTGGAAAAGCAACAGGATGGAGAACTGTTTGGAAAGTTGTTAAatctaatttataattatttacctGTTTACATCAAATGGCCTACTCATGAAGAAGCAAGAATAACATCTAATCACGTATTTCGAAGGTACGGATTTCCAAATGTTTTAGGAGCAGTCGATGGAACACACATAAGAATCGCTCAGCCCAAAGAACACCATGCCAGCTATATTAATCGCAAAGGATTTCATTCTATTCAAACTcaggtttttgaaaaaattttatttttaattttgctgatatatatatgttacttattaaaaaaagattaattttgtaatttcagCTAGTTTGCGATCACAAGTTGAAATTTATTCATGCATACTGCGGTGAAGCAGGCTCAGTTCATGATGCCCGTGTTTTCCGCTTatcaaatttacaaaattattggACACCTGAATTTTTCCCGAATGACAGCCATTTATTAGGAGACAAGGCTTACAGTATCCAACCATGTGTAATGGTACCTTATCGAAATAATGGTAATATGAATCAAGAAACGTTTCGATATAACACGATTCACTCTCGCTCTCGTATGATGATAGAACGAGCAAATGCTTTGTTGAAAGAAAGATTTCGGAGTTTATTAGACGAATTGCCTTTCAAAAGAACTGACTTAATACCATATTATGTTATTGCTTGTTGTATTTTGCATAACATttgtattttgaaaaatgatttaatagaTATCCCAATTCTTGTGAATCATCAAATTCCACCATTTGACATAGATGTTGAAGCAAACAATGACATGAAAATCGCTGGAATGGAAAAAAGAGAACAGCTgagaaattttctaaataatttgtaaGTTTTGAGCCTTTACGTACGTTCATACACATACAACTAGGCAGTTAATCAAATTctgtgaatatatatatatatatatatatatatatatatatatatatatatatatatatatatatatatatatatatatatatatatgtacaaaaATGTACATCATTCATGTAATCAACAATCATTCATGTAATCAACAATTGTATAAAAAACTCGatgtgaattaaaaataaaattatttttgacttggtcatatggtttttatttttaatttgaactttcatttatttataaacattgaTAAACGGTTTTTATAAAGCACTTAAGATTACTTTTAATACCATAAACGGAaacactaataattaatttttttatactattaaaaagtacgaaaatataaatctttctattttataaaatattaataattaacattttttttaaaattaaacctTTTAAGCTCAATTTTTGGTATTACTTAGACATGTAAACATGCAcgttctaaaaatataaattgtctgtaacatttttaatcatattaaaataatcataaaaaatatttgcacTAAAATTACttagttttaaatataatcaaCTTTGCCGTTTTTGTGTTGCATGACCTATAAGCTCTCTTAGAACATCTGTTAATTGATTTGTAGCAGCGATTTTTTCTTGGTGATGTTGTATGCGAATTGCACGattctcttttttttcttctagtaATTGTTCACAATAATCTGCCAACTTTTTTTGGCGTTTCGATGGTGGGTTTATAACTTCAGAATctgttaaatataaaagatgtaaattttttattattcttcatCAATTTCCGAAGAGtaagctaaaaattttattttaaattttatacattctCAAGCGAGTTAATAAAGTATAAGTAGCGAGTAAAGTACAATTAATATCTATCAAAaaacacaataataacaataggtttatataattctttaaatacCCATTGTGTTTTCAATGTTAGAACCTGCAGTGGACAACGGTTTAATCCATGGCTGCTCACCAAATAGTTCTTCCGTTTCCTATAaatgaatttcattaaattgtaggctataaatattaaagttaaaaaaaaattaaataatttttaaaattacatcatAGTAAGGCcaagtaattttttggttcccagactttttattattatctttaagaCCTTTATAATGCCGTTTCAGTGCTTCCATTtttgttttacattttttgatATCAATAGGTGATAAATCGTGCTCAGCAAGTGTAACCGTcatatgattaattactttcgACCATACATCAGCTTTGCAAGCATTTTTCATCCAAAATTCCAATTGGTGTTATTTATAACTCGCAATTAGAAGTAAAACCTCCGACTTGGTCCAATTGTGTacttctttaatttaataataataattatttaatgaaaacattattttcaacagatttatcaatataaagAAAAGCTTAAAAAGTTGTActgatttttataagaattttgtGTATGTAATTTCTCACAGTAActatttttgttgaaatttatttttaaaaaactgaatGAACTGTCATCTGTCTGTAAATTTcagtataatataatatatttaagttttgcttctattaaaataaatcgaaACTTTAATTTTCTAGATTTCACTTTAACTCATCACTTTTTTTATCGTTATCTACCGAAGCTGTTTCTTTTGAACGCGATTACCAATCTTTGCACGATCATATATTTCGGGCGTAACTTTGAGCAAGTATGTTTTATTAGATTCACATTCTAATAAATGTAACATCACTAACTTTtccatttttgtatttttttttaaccacaAACTtctatttgtaaataaataactggTGTTATATAACTACATACAACTCTCGACACTTTTGTGATCACGTGACCAAAGCACTGCGAGTACCTTACCTCGAAAATGCCAGCGCTCACAGTGCAAAAATGGCGGTGATTTATGACGTCATATATTTCCCTAGGGTACTGTAGCATTATACTGGCAGTCCATATCGGAACGAATTTTTCACCACTGAGACCACTGCGCAGTGCTCACAGTGTATATCGGAACATAGcctaaatttcctttcaactTTAATACAATTTGACGGAAATACTTGTACAGCAAGTTTTGACGTCTATTTGCAGAGTAAGTTATAGGTTACTAATAGGTAATCGCTCGCTTTGCCAACTCTTTCCGTCAAGTTTGCTTCAAATTGCGGACGTAGATTGAcagtaagttataggtaagGTGGCTGTCAGGgaagtcaacattttttttgtgaccCTTCCCTGACAGCCATACAGACTGCAAGTTACGGCCAAATTGTATCGCTAAGTTGTCGTCAATGTGCGACCGTATTTTGAAAGTAACTTGCCAGTAAGCATTGACGGGCAAGGCTTGACGATAACTTTCCTTTAAATTGGAGATAACTCTTACCAATATGGCGGACTGCGAATTTTTCCCTTAGAGTCGATAACTGATTACCAACAATAGATACTTGAACGActagcaattaaatttaaatgcttAAATAGGTGGCGCTGTACGATAATgcttaaattacaaataaaaatcgggaaaaatttgtggaaaaatttagaaaaagaaaaaaaaatacaaatagcTTTCAtatcaaatgaaaatttattaaataaaactattattattattattatgattattattattatatattattgtcaaattttcattttcctattaaataaataaataaaattatgcagTCTCATCTGCACTATCAGCCTTTTCCTTTGTacttttattagtattttctTCATCTGAGCTTTCGTCTATTGGAATCCAAGTactatttaaaatagaaaCACTTGTTCTTCTTCTCTTGGCTGCTGGTCCTTCAGATTGTTTCTTATTTTTGCAGCGTTGATAAATGCGGGAATTCCCAGCCTTCAATGCTTTTTGTATAGCATTCTTTACATCAGTCTCAGTGCTGTTGGGATACATTTCCAATAAAGCTTCtgcaaaaaaagaatattaacaatgaaaagtCTAATATAATTTACATGATATTGACAAACTAAtcaatgacaaaaaataaCGGAAAAATACTGAGAGCGGTCAattaatagtgaaaaaaaacgAATCACAGCTCTATGATGGtcacagaaataaaaaattctacagcTTGATGAAGGTAAATTGGTTAAATGAAGTAGCAGGATACGTATTGGGTTTAGAAAGGTCATATGAAGCATTACATGTCaaattatcgaaatttatAACCAAAACTCAAAATCAAAGGGCTTAGActtaaaatgagaaaaaagaaaaaaagaattagataaaaattaaagttcttAACCATAAAATGACCCACTTATAATCAATGCATTCTTACTACATAAATCATAAGTAAGGCGCCTGGAATGCAGCGGAAACTTTTCATCACCCTCAGTTCGATGCCCAATCCAGTTCGAAATCACATGGAGAACAAATGtttgtaagaaattttcaGCAAATAAAAACTAACTGAGAAAACAAATTATGAACAACATAGgtaattaagaaagtaaaataaataagcttATGCAGAGAAGGGGAAGCCAGCAAACAGGTTTATGTTATGAATGCAATCATCTGCAactgaatatttaaaatacaatacGAAGATTAATCTGACATGCAGTTTTTGAAAGAGAGTTtgtaaatgtttatttataacgTACACTCAAAGAAGATAGACATTCTGTCCTCCATACGTACTCTGTTAAAGTTTCTAGAAAGAAAAGTTGTTATATGTTAAGTGTATTCTGTAACTTGTATTCTAATTTCATGACAAAATAATGTCAAAACTGTATTTCTGACGGTTACGTCTCATACATTTTTAGTACCTGTACTtgcccgggaaaaaatgatcaggactgatcagacctgttcatatctgatcaggcctgaaattggacctgatcaggcctgttcatgtatgatcaggcctgaaattagacctgtccatgcctgctcaggcctgttcatatctgaagcgtcaaatacgctcagacctgatcagacctgtccatgcctgttcatgtctgaagcgttaaatacgctcaggcctgattagacctgtccatgcctgttcatgtctgctcatgcctgttcatgcctggtcatgtctgaagcgttaaatacgctcagacctgattaGACCTGTCCATacctgctcatgtctgaagcgttaaatacgctcagacctgatcagacctgttcatgcctgctcatgtctggagcattaaatacgcttagacctgatcagacctgtccatgcctgttcatgtctgaagcgttaaatacgcccAGACCTGATTAGACCtatccatgcctgttcatgtctgaagcattaaatacgctcagacctgattatacctgtccatgtctgagcACGTCTGATCTATAGCCTagaaataaaggatttaaacTCCATATATCAGCACTGTTAAGATTTGGTATATTGATTTATGTCTGTGAGTAAAGAAACATTCGGATCAGAAAGATGATCAACATCATTGTCTCCACTGTTATCACTGTCACTTGTAGAAATATCAGTGCCGTCATCTGATTTTGAATCATCTATTATTTCTGTGATAGAATCTGTAGCCAAACTATTTGCTTGGAGAGTGCCATCATCATTGATATTatttggtttattaaataaatttttctcccACCTTTGCAATGTCCTCACTGGTATCtggaatattaaattttaatattttaattattgtcaaAAAGTAAGAAAATTGTTAAGTAAATATGAAgagaaacaaaattaatttttatacttacaGGAACCGCATTGTTTTCTTTCCACAACTTGTATTTTTTTGACGGAGGTAATGATGAATTAACATCATTTTCTCGCAATGGTCTATTGTTGTTAGacatttttagatttattgactgaaaataaataaatttttattccatgACTAGAagaaaattacgattaaaaatttatatgacatagaatttttttttaattgtaaataaataaactaataattcaaaaattcaaattaaaaaaaattacactcgtacaaattattgattgtttatttttttcagtagaTAGGTatgcatttttaaaattttaatttatttataatttctaaattaattttcttaaaataaaaaattatattatgtcTGTTAGATTTACCAGTCACATAAAGTTTatgcaaataaatatttttttgtttaaacatATCCTATTATGgcatgaaataaataaataccaaagataACCTATCTGTTGGTTATCATATTTTTGACAGACAGAAAAGATTTTCTGATGATATTCTTACCTTGAAAGGTGATAGTATTAATTATTGCACATctacaatattttaaattaacactgcagtgaaaatttgttttttattattagttaaattgttagttatatttttttaataaaagtttacaGACAAATGCGCGACTCAGTATTtcgtattatttataatagtttCGCGGTGTGTTTTTACAcatacttataaataataaatacatatgAGTGCTACGGTGTATACACATATCTCAGAAATCAAGTTCGAGATTTGGCGGGTAAGTAACACTGTAGCGTCACGTGGGATGTATTATTTCCAATATGGATGCCGCATAGTCTGTTGATCTCGTGAGCGTCGTAGTATTTTTGTGTTTTTATATGCTTTATTGATTTGTAATCAGTCGtcttacattatttatatataattaaataattccatctttttaaattgtttgtaCGAATATTAAACAATCAACATGTTTTTGGTACAGTCATATGATGACCAAAAAGCTTACAAACAACTTATAAACAAGTTCATGAAATAATAGCAGGtgatgaagtttttttttaaattggggaaaaaaacaatttgaagGAAAAGTGATTGATCATTCaagtaatatattttatttatttctttaattaaactaC
Protein-coding sequences here:
- the LOC123274150 gene encoding uncharacterized protein LOC123274150, with product MKNACKADVWSKVINHMTVTLAEHDLSPIDIKKCKTKMEALKRHYKGLKDNNKKSGNQKITWPYYDETEELFGEQPWIKPLSTAGSNIENTMDSEVINPPSKRQKKLADYCEQLLEEKKENRAIRIQHHQEKIAATNQLTDVLRELIGHATQKRQS
- the LOC123274160 gene encoding uncharacterized protein LOC123274160, whose amino-acid sequence is MSNNNRPLRENDVNSSLPPSKKYKLWKENNAVPIPVRTLQRWEKNLFNKPNNINDDGTLQANSLATDSITEIIDDSKSDDGTDISTSDSDNSGDNDVDHLSDPNVSLLTDINQYTKS